The genomic window AGACGAACAGCGCCATGAAGGCCAGGTTGATGAAGTACGCCGCCTCAACCAGACCGACGGTGATGAAGAATGGCGTGAACAACCTGCCTTGCGCTTCGGGCTGCCGGGCGATGCCTGCGACCAGCGCGTTACCGGCAATACCGTCACCGATACCGGCACCGATCGCACCGCCGCCCATGATGATTCCACCGCCGATGAGTGCAGCGGCAGCGACTTGGGGGTCCAGGGCCATTCTTATCCTCCTTGATATCTGGTAGGGGTCTACCAGGTCTCTGTAATGGTGCGTGGGACAAAACAATTCATGGTCGTCTTAGTCATGGTGGTCCTCGATCTCCATGGCTTGACTGAAGTACAAGATGGTCAGGATCGAGAAGATGAAGGCCTGGATCGCACCGACGAACAAGTCGAATGCTTTCCAGATCGCATTGGGCGCCCACATGATGTAGGGCGGAAAGAGCGCAATCAGGGCGACCAGGATGCCGCCGGCGAAGATGTTGCCGAAAAGTCGGAGCGACAACGAGATTGGCTTGGCGAGCTCCTCGACGAGGTTGATCGGGGCCAGGAACGCGACGTGGCCCTTGAGCACCGCCAGCGGGTGGCCGACGATGCCGCGCCGCCAGATGCCGGCTATGTGGTAGCAGACGAAGACGAACAGGGCTAGGGCGAGTACGTAATTGATGTCCGCCGCGGCCGAGCTGAGCAACTCGGTGGTGCGCCCGGATTTGTCGGTGTACTGCAGCGGCAGCACCGACAGCCAGTTGGAGATGAGGATGAACACGAAGATGGTGACCGCCAGCGGCAAGACGAACGGCGCGATCCGCATGCCGACTGCGGCCTCGATCTGATCGCGCATCTGGACGGTGATCGCTTCCCAGAACAGCTGAACGCCGCTGGGAACGCCGGTTGAGGTGATCTTCGCACGCAGGAAGAAGGCCAGCGCGAGGACGATGACCGCCGCGATCGCAGTCGACAGGATCGTGTCGGTGTTGACCGTCATCCCGAGCCAGGTGGCGTGGGTGTGCTCGCCGACCTCGATTGCGGATTCGGCCAGCAACGTCGTCTCAGTCATCGCTGGTGTTCCCTCTTTCCGTTCCTTGCACTTCGGCCTCGGCCCAGTCGCCGCTGCGCAGCTTCTTCCACACCGGCAGCGCGGTGGACAGCACCAACACCACCTGGAACAGGGCCAAGCCGAACACGACGCCGAGTCCGGCGGGCCGGAAGATATAAGCGATGATCAACCCGATCACGGTGATGATCGCCAGCCGGGTCGCCGAGTTCAGCGCCATCGTGCTTTTCATCGGGTGCTCTTTGGCGGTGATCGAGGCTACCGACCGGCGGACCAGCAGGGCGTTGAGCAAACCGAGCAGCAATCCGACGCCGAAGAAAACCCCGACCATCAGGTGACCGCTGAATCCGGCGACAGCCACCGCCACGGCAGTGATCGCGGCACTTGTCAGCAACAGCCGGACGGGATTGAAAGCAACAGAGGGAAACACCAACGGCGCGTCCTGCGCTGGTGTCGTCACTGCAGCACCTCACTCCGGGTATCTCAAGCGGAAACCTTCCGACCGACCGATCGGTGGCTCGCCGAGCGTATCGCACGTCACAGTGGGTCCGTGCAAGGGGTCGCTCCCCTTGTCGGTCGTGATTCGGCACGTCGATTTCTCCATCCGACGAGCCGAATTGGCCGGCCACCCGCGAGGTTGTTTTCGGGGTTCTACCTGCACCGTATCACAGATTCGATGCCGCTACTACTGCCCGTCGTAGTCCTCGTCCTCGTAGTCGCGGCGACGCAGCAGCGGGACCGCCGTCGCGATGCCAGCAACCACGATCGCGCCCAGCATCACCGCGCCGGTGTCGCGCGGTTTGAAAAAGATCGTGCTCGCGGCGCCGAACGCGACGATGCCCACCCACAGATAGATGAGCAACACCACCCGGCGATGGGAATGACCGATCTGCAGCAACCGGTGGTGCAGGTGCATCTTGTCGGGGCTGAACGCGCTGCGGCCCGCGCGGGTACGGCGCACGATCGCCAGGAGCAGGTCGAGCATCGGCACGAAGATCACTGCGGCCACCAGGAGAAACGGCGAGAGCAAGGCGAAGACGTCGCGGGCGCCGTAGGCATTCTGCGAGATCGGGCCCGCCGCCGTCGTGGAGGCGGCGGCGAGCATCAGGCCGATCAGCATCGAGCCGGAATCGCCCATGAAGATCTTGGCTTTGTGGAAATTGTGCGGCAGGAAGCCCAGGCAGGCCCCCGCCAGCACCACCGAGATCACCGCGGGCGGATAGAACAGCACATCGCCGCCGTGGTCGCGGAGCAGGCCGACCGAGAACATGCAGATCGCCAGGGCGGTGATGAGACCGAGGCCGGCCGCCAACCCGTCGAGTCCGTCGACGAAGTTCATCGCGTTGACGACCGAGACGGTCAGCGCCAGCGTGAGCAGGATCGAGGAGGCCTGGTCCAAGACGATGGTGCCGACTCCCCCGAACGGGATGTAGAGCACGCTCCAGGCAACGCCCATGGTGACCAGGACGCTCGCCGCCGTGATCTGGCCCGCGAATTTCGTCAACGCGTCCAAGCCCCAACGGTCGTCGATGAGGCCGATACCCATGATCACCGCGCCCGCCACCAGCACCGCGGGCATGCCGGTCGAGTAGACGAAGCCGCGGGTGAGCGCGGGCAGCTGGGACGCCAGGAAAACGGCGGAGATCACACCGACGAACATCGCCAGCCCGCCCATCCGCGGGGTCGGCGTCACGTGCACGTCGCGTTCCCGCGGGTAGGCGACCGCCCCCAGCCGGGTGGCCAGCACACGCACCGGTCCGGTCGCGAAGTAGGTGATGATCGCCGCGGTCAGTCCGACGAGCGCGAGCTCACGCAGGGGGACGCCGGCGCCGCGATCGGCCAGGGCGTGCAGACCACCCATCAGGTTGCCCATCAGGCTGGCCGGGTCGCTGGACACCACGAGACCGTACGCCCCCTTCCTGAGACTTCAATGCTCGTGCCCGCCACGGGTTCGCGGGTCAGGCGATCAACGTTGCGGGCTCCACCCCGAGCACTTCCGCGATCCGCTCCACACTTACCGGACCGGCCCGCAAGACGCGCGGCGCGACTCCGGTCAGGTCGACGATCGTCGAGGCGGCGCCCTGCAGGGCGGGCCCAGCGTCGAGATAGACGTCGACGAGATCGCCCAACTGGCCGCGCGCTTCGTCGGCGTCGACGGCGGGCGGTTGACCGGAGACGTTGGCACTCGATACCGCCATCGGCCCCACCTCGCGCAGCAATTCGATCGCGACCGGGTGCAGCGGCATCCGGAGCATGACGGTGCCGCGGGCGTTGCCGAGGTCCCACTGCAGCGAGGGCGCCTGGGCCACGACGAGGCTCAGCGCGCCCGGCCAAAAGGCGCGGATCAGTTCCCGCGCCCCGTCGGGCATGGTGTATACCAGGCCCTCGATCGTGTGCCAGGAGCCGACCAGCACGCCGACGGGCATGTCGCGCCCGCGCCCCTTCGCCGCGAGCAGCGCCGCCACCGCGGTGCTGTCGAACGCGTCGGCGGCGATCCCGTACACCGTGTCGGTCGGCATCACGACCAGGCGGCCGCCCTTGAGTGCTCCCACGGCCGAGGCGATTCCCAGCGATCGCCGGTCCGGGTCGTCGCAGTCGAAGATTTCAGTCACCGGCGCCGCTCTCTCCCACGAGGGGCCGCTGCCCCCGGCGGGCCGTCACGAATCGCGGCCGGCCCACCAGGTCCCGCCTGGCCTGGATGTCGCCGAAAAGTCCTGTGCTGCAGATCAGTTCGAAGGTGCGTGCCGCGGTAGTGTCGTCGTGCTCGACCGCCAATAGGCCGCCGGGCCGCAGCCAGCGCCCGGCAAGGCTCACCACCGCGGGGATAACCGCCATCCCGTCGGGGCCGCCGAACACCGCGTGCGCTGGATCATGTTGGGCCACTTCGGGTTCCACCAGCATGCCGTCGGGAACGTAGGGCGGGTTCGACACCACCAGGTCCACCTGCCCGTGCAGCTCGGCGAGCAGGCCGGGGTCGGTGGCGTCGGCGCGCACCAATTCGACCGGACTGCCCGCGATGTTGCGGCGCGCGTAATCCAGGGCGGCATCGGAATCGTCGATGCCGATGATGCGCGCGCCGGGCCAGTGCTTGGCCAAGGCGACGGCCAACGCGCCGGATCCGGTGCACACGTCGACAATGACGGGCCGGCCCCCGAGTTGCTGTGCGGTGGCCCAGGCCAGCAGCGCCTCGGTCTCCGGGCGGGGGGTGAATACCCCGGGTCCGACGTGCAGGTCGACGGGGCCGAAGGCCGCGGTCCCGGTGAGGTGCTGCAGCGGCACCCGCCGCGAGCGGGCGGCGACGACGACGACATAGCGCCGGAAGAAGTCGTCGTCGAGCGATTCGATCAGGGCCAGCCGGCCGCGCTCGGTGCCCGCCAGATGCGCCGCCAGCTGCTCGGCATCGTGACGCGCCGAATCGATTCCCGCTTCGGCGAGTTGCGCCGCGGCCGAGTCGATCGCGCGCCGCAGCGGGGACTTGGCGCCGCTGCTCGGCATCGCTTCGCTCTGCATCGTCGCCGACGCGATCATGCCTGTTGCAGCCGGGACTGCTTGTCGGCGGCGCTGAGGGCATCGAACATCGCGTCCAGATCCCCGTCCAGGACCTGGTCGAGATTGTGCGCCTTGAAACCGATTCGGTGATCGGTGATCCGGTTCTCCGGGAAGTTGTAGGTGCGGATCCGCTCGCTGCGGTCCACGGTGCGGATCTGGCTCGCGCGATCCGCCGACGCGTCGGCCGACGCCTGCTCTTCGGCGAGCGCCTGCAGGCGGGCCGCCAGGACCTGCATCGCCCGAATCTTGTTCTGCAGCTGCGATCGTTCGTTCTGGCAGGTGACGACGATGCCGGTGGGCAGGTGGGTGATCCGCACCGCCGAGTCCGTCGTGTTGACGCCCTGCCCGCCCTTCCCGGACGAGCGGTAGACGTCGATACGCAGATCCGACTCGTCGATCTGCACTTCGCCGACTTCCTCGGGTTCCGGGTAGACCAGCACGCCCGCGGCCGAAGTATGCACGCGCCCTTGAGATTCCGTCACCGGAACGCGTTGCACCCGGTGCACACCGCCCTCGAACTTCATCCGCGACCACACTCCGTCGGCCGAGTCGCCCTTGCTGGCGATGGCCAGCGTCGCGTCCTTGTAGCCGCCCAGGTCCGAGGTGGTTTCGTCGAGCACCGTCACCGTCCAGCCATGCCGCTCGGCGTAGCGGATGTACATCCTGGCCAGATCCGCGGCGAACAACGCCGATTCCTCGCCGCCCTCACCGGATTTCACCTCGAGGACGATGTCGTCGGCGTCGTGCGGGTCGCGCGGGGCCAGCATGTCGGTGAGCTGGGTGTCCAACTCGGCCACCCGCGATTCCAGTTCGGTGACCTCGTCGGCGAACGACGCGTCGTCGGCGGCCAGTTCACGCGCCGTCTCGAGGTCGCCCCGGGCCGCCTCCAGCTTGCGGTGGGTCGCGACGATGGGTGCCAACCGGGCGAATCGGCGGCCGGCCTTGCGGGCCTCGTCGGGGTTGCTGTGCAATTCGGGATCGGCCAGCCGGTGCTCGAGTGCAGCGTGTTCGGCGAGCAGCACATCGATCGTTTGAACGGGCTGCGTCATCTCACACCTCCTGCCGCCGCTGTGGCCATTACCGCAAACGCGAACCGACGCCCGGCCTGTGCAAGTTCGCGCACAGTTCGGGCGTCGGCGATCCAGCTATTTGTCAGCGTTCTCCGCGGCAGCGCCCTTGCGCTTGCCGTAGCGCTTCTCGAACCGCGCCACCCGGCCACCACTGTCGAGAATCTTCTGCTTGCCGGTGTAGAAGGGGTGGCACTGCGAGCAGACCTCGACGACGATGTTGCCGCCGGGCTTGGTGCTGCGGGTCTGGAAGGTGTTCCCGCACCCGCAGTGCACCGTGGTCTCCCCGTAGGCGGGGTGAATGTCAGTCTTCATGGTGTCCTCTTCGATCGTGTGCCGCCCTGGCGCGCCGTGAACTCCGGCGGTCGGGCGTGAACTCAGAACCTGAAACGGTTCCGGGCAGTCGGGGTTCGATTATGCCAGGTCAACCACCTACTGCCCAAACACCGAGATGCGCCCGCACATTCCCGACCGCGCGAGGGCTCCCCGTGTCCGCCGGTCAGGCCGGTGTGCAGGGCCTGCTCCCGGCGTGCACGAAGCAACTGCGCCGCAGCGTGCGCCGCTAGTCGTTGTCCATCGACCCCGGTGTCGTCTTCGAGACCTGGACCAGGAATTCGTAGTTGGTCTTTGTCTTGCGCAGCTGCGACATCAGCAGGTCGATGGCCTGATGAGAGTCCAGACCCGACAGGACGCGGCGCAGCTTGTGCACGATGCCGAATTCGTCGGGCGAGAGCAGCAGCTCGTCCTTGCGGGTGCCCGAGGGGTTGACGTCGACGGCCGGGAAAACCCGGCGCTCCGAGATCTTGCGGTCCAGCTTGAGCTCGGCGTTACCGGTTCCCTTGAACTCCTCGAAGATGACCGTGTCACCGGTGGACCCCGTCTCGACCATCGCCGTGGCGATGATGGTCAGCGACCCGCCTTCCTCGATGTTGCGAGCAGCGCCGAGGAAACGCTTCGGCGGATAGAGCGCGGTCGAGTCGACACCACCGGACAGGATGCGGCCCGAAGCGGGCGACGCGTTGTTGTAGGCGCGGCCCAGGCGGGTGATCGAGTCGAGCAGCACCACGACGTCTTTGCCCTGCTCGACCAGGCGCTTGGCACGCTCGATGGCCAGCTCGGCGACCGCCGTGTGGTCCGTGGGCGGCCGGTCGAACGTCGAGGCGATGACCTCGCCCTTCACCGAACGCGTCATGTCGGTGACCTCCTCCGGCCGCTCGTCGACGAGCACGACCATGAGGTGGCATTCCGGGTTGTTCTTGGTGATCGCGTTGGCGATGTCCTGCAAGATCGTTGTCTTACCCGCCTTGGGCGGCGACACGATCAGCGCACGCTGGCCCTTACCGATCGGCATGATCAGGTCGATGACCCGGGTGGTCAGCCGGTCGGGGGTGGTCTCCAGGCGCAACCGCTGGTTGGGGTACAACGGCGTCAGCTTGCTGAAGTCGGGACGCTTCTTGGCGTCTTCGATCGATCCACCGTTGATGGTGTCCAGGCGCACCAGCGGGTTGAACTTCTGCCGCTGGTTGGGCTGCTCGCCCTCGCGCGGTACCCGAACGGCGCCGGTCACCGCGTCACCGCGGCGCAGGCCGTTCTTGCGCACCATGTTCATGGACACGTAGACGTCGTGCGGCCCGGCCAGGTAGCCGGAGGTGCGGACGAACGCGTAATTGTCGAGGACGTCAAGAATGCCGGCTACCGGCTGGACGACGTCGTCTTCCCGCAGTTCGGTGTCGCCGCCACCACCGCCGTCACCGGAGCGTTCGCCGCGGCGCCTGCGGTCACGGAACCGGCGTCCCCGCCGGCCCTGCCGTCCATCGCCTTCGTCGTCCTGCTGGTTGGAGCCGCCGCGGTTCTGCTGGCCGCCCGAATTCTGTTGGTCGCCGCCCTGGTCGTTGTCCGAACCGCGGTCGTCGGATTTGTTGTCCTGGCGCCTGGCCGGGCGATCGTCGCCCTCGCCACGCGGAGTCCCGTTGCGGCCGCGCCCGTCGCCGCCGTGGCGGGCGTCCGAGGACTCCGCCTCGTCGCCACCGCGGCCGGCCGACCCCGCCTCGCGGGACGCGCCGCGCCGCTCCCGCCGCGGCGCCTCGGTGGCCGAATCGTCCTGTTTCCCTTGCGCGGTAGACGTTTCGGCGCCGGCCGCCTCGGTCTTGGTGTCGTCCCCGGCGTTCGGAGTGGCTGGACGGTCACTTACCGAAGTGCCGTTGGCCTGTCCCCTGATTTCCTTGATCGCGGCGATGAGCTCGTTCTTGCGCATCCCCGATGTCCCTTTGACGCCGGCTTGGCTGGCCAGGGCGCGCAATTCGGGCAGCACCAGGGTGGACAGGGAGCCCTTCGACGCGCTTTTTACGTCGGGAGTGTCTGTGGTCACGGCTTTCGACAGCTGGTCGCCGTCGGTGCTTTCGCCCACCGTGAAGAGGTCCGTATCAGTCACGGATTTCCTTTCTTCCCTCGCTGATCACTTCATACGAGGGTTCGTTGCATTCAGCCAAATTGCCGAGTGCGCCCAATCTCTCTGCAACGGTGATCGCCTAATCGGCGAAGGGAAGCGGCGAACCTCGTTCACGAGAAGAATTGGTGGTTGTCCTAGCTGCAATGCAGTTAATGCAGATGCAGATGCAGATGCTGCGATTGCGGGACGGGTCCGAGGATAACCTGCATCCGAGCGGGAAGCAAGCAAACCCTCCGGCCGAGCCGCGGATCAACCGGCGACTTTGATTCCCGGGCTCCAGCGAACTCCTTCGCCCGGTGCCATCGCGGTGACGGTGAATCCATGCGCGACCCCGTAGTCCACTGCTTCCGCAGGCAGTTGCGGTTGGGTGCTGAGTGCGATCAGCGATGGACCCGCTCCCGAAAGCGTCGCCGACACGTTGAGACGCCGCAGCAGCCGCAAATATTCCGCCGAGGCCGGCATCGCCGCGGCACGCTGCGGTTGATGCAGCAGGTCCTCGGTGGCTGCCATCAGCAGATCGGGGCGTTCGGTCAGCGCCACCACCAGCAGCGCGGCGCGGCTGACGTTGAACGTGGCGTCGTCGTGGCTGACGTGGGTGGGCAGCAGTCCCCGCGTCTCGGCGGTCAACGAGCGTTCCTCGGGAATCGCGCAGAACAACTGGATATCGGGATGCAGGCGCAGCGCCACAGCCGAGTACCGGGGCGCGCTGCCGCCGCGGTCCACCCAGGACACCACGGCACCGCCCAATACGGCGGCGGCGGCGTTGTCGGGATGACCCTCGAATTCCGAGGACAGCTGGATCAGCTGAGCTTCGGTCAGCTGCGCCGAATCCGTCTGTGCGATAAGGCCATTGGCCGCTGCCAGGCCGCTGACCACCGCGGCCGCCGACGAGCCGAGACCACGGGAATGCGGGATGGCATTGCGGCAGCGCACCACCATGCCCGGCGCGCCGACGCCGGCGGCCCGCAGGCCGTGCTCGATGGCGCGCACCACCAGATGTTCCGGACCGAGCGGAACCTGGTTGGCCCCCTCGCCCTCGACGATCACTTCGAGGCCGGAATCTGTTGTCTCCACGACGATCTCGTCGTGCAGACTCAGTGCCAGGCCGACGCTGTCGAAACCGGGGCCGAGGTTGGCGCTGGACGCCGAGACGACGGCGCTTGCCACCAGCCCGGCGGGCAGCATCTGTGTCACGGCTAGGCCAGCCCGAGCTTCTCGACGACCAGGGCGGGGTCCACCGGCAGCGGGGAGACACTCGGCATGTCCTTCAGCGCTGTATCGGGGTCCTTGAGACCATTGCCGGTCACCGTGCAGACCACGGTCGAGCCGCGGGTGACCCAGCCGTCCTCAACGGCCTTGAGCAGGCCCGCGATGCTGGCCGCCGACGCCGGCTCGACGAACACCCCCTCGGACTGGGCGACCAGGTGGTAGGCGGCCAGGATCTCCTCGTCGGTGGCGGCCAGGAAGCGCCCGTCGGACTGCTCCTGCGCCGCGACCGCGGCCGTCCACGACGCCGGCGAACCGATCCGGATCGCGGTCGCGATGGTCTCGGGGTTAGGCACCGGCTTGCCGTGCACCAGCGGCGCCGCGCCGGCGGCCTGGGTGCCCAGCATGCGGGGCAGCTTCTCGAACACGCCCTCCTGGTGGTATTCGGTGTAGCCCTTCCAGTACGCGGTGATGTTGCCGGCGTTGCCGACCGGAAGCGAATGGATGTCCGGGGCGGTGCCCAGCGCGTCGACGATTTCGAACGCCGCCGTCTTCTGGCCCTCGATGCGCACCGGGTTGACCGAGTTGACCAACGAGATCGTCGGGAAGTCGGCGGCCATCTTGCGGGCCAGCTCTAGACAGTCGTCGAAGTTGCCGTCGATCTGGATGATCTTGGCGCCGTGCATGACCGCCTGCGCCAGCTTGCCCATCGCGATCTTGCCCTGCGGGATGAGGACCGCGCAGGTGATGCCGGCGCGCGCGGCATACGCCGCCGCCGAGGCGGAGGTGTTTCCGGTCGACGCGCACAACACGGCCTGCTGCCCGCGCGCCACGGCGTCGGTGACGGCCATCGTCATGCCGCGGTCCTTGAACGAACCGGTCGGATTGAGGCCCTCGACCTTGAGATGGACGGTGCAGCCGGTCTTTTCGGAGAGCCGGGTCGCCGGAATCAGCGGGGTGCCCCCCTCGAGCAGCGTGATCGGCGTCCAGTCATCGCCGACCGGCAGCCGGTCGCGGTAGGCGGCGATCAGGCCCGGCCAGGGCTGATGGGTGGCCGTGCGCGGGGCGCTCATAGACCGGTTCCTTCCAGTCGCAACACGCTGGCCACACCCAGCACGGATTCCAGATCGGCCAGTGCAGCGACGGTTTCGGAGAGCGCGGCATCGGTGGCGCTGTGCGTCACCACGACCACGCGGGCGCCCACGCGCCGGCCGCCCTCGTCCTCCACGCCCTCCTGGCGCACCTCGGCGATACTGACCTCGCGCTTGGCGAATTCGGCCGCCACCGAGGACAACACGCCGGGCCGGTCGGCGACGTTCATGCTGACGTAGTAGCGAGTTTGGATGAATCCCATTGGTGCAATCGGCAATTGGGCGTATTTGGATTCCTTGGGCCCGCGGCTGCCGAGCACCCGGTTGCGGGCCGCCATCACCAGGTCGCCGGTGACCGCCGACGCGGTGGGCGCGCCGCCGGCGCCCTGGCCGTAGAACATCAACCGCCCCGCGGCCGCAGCCTCGACGACGACGGCGTTGAACGCCCCGCTGACGGTCGCCAGCGGGTGCGACAACGGCACCAGCGCCGGGTAGACGCGCGCGGAGACCCGCTCCTGGCCTTCGTCGTCGGTGATGCGCTCGCAGATGGACAGCAGCTTGATGGTGCAGCCCAACGCATGCGCGGACTCGAAGTCGGCCGGGGCGATCTTGGTGATGCCTTCGCGATAGACGTCGTCGATGGTGACCCGGGTGTGGAAGGCGATGGACGCCAGGATCGCGGCCTTGGCCGCCGCGTCGTAGCCCTCGACGTCCGCGGTGGGGTCCGCCTCGGCGTAGCCCAGGGCGCTGGCGTCGGCCAGGGCGCTGTCGTAGGTGGCGCCGGTGCTGTCCATCGCGGACAGGATGTAGTTGGTGGTGCCGTTGACGATGCCGGCCACCCGCACCACCGTGTCGCCGGCCAGCGACTGGGTCAGCGGTCGGATGACGGGGATGGCTCCGGCCACCGCGGCTTCGAAATACAGGTCGACATGGGCGTTTTCGGCCGCCTGCGCCAGTTCCCCGGTCGAGGTGGACAGCAGCGCCTTGTTCGCGGTGACGACCGATTTGCCGCGTTCGAGCGCGGCCAGGATCGCCTTGCGGGACGGCTCCACCGGGCCCATCAGCTCGACGACGATATCGACGTCGTCGCGCGAGACGAGCCCGTCGATATCGTCGGTGAGCAACTCGACCGGGACACCGCGATCGGCGGCGACGCGACGGACTCCGATGCCGCGCAACGCCAGCGGCGCCCCGATCCGGGCCGCCAGGTCGTCGGCGCTGTCCTCGATGATGCGGACCACCTCGCTGCCCACGTTGCCGAACCCTAGTACGGCGACGCCCACCGGCTTGACATCATCGGACACAGTTCACCTCACTTCCAGACTAAGTAGATCGTCGACCGTCTCCCGGCGCAGGATCAGCCGCGCCTTTCCATCGCGAACCGCAACCACAGCGGGACGACAGATCATGTTGTAGCGACTCGACAGCGAATAGCAATAGGCGCCGGTCGCGGCCACCCCCAGCAGGTCACCGGGCTGCAGGTCGCCGGGCACCCAGGTGTCGCGGACGACGATATCGCCGCTCTCGCAGTGCTTTCCGACGATGCGGGCCAGGGTTGCCGGTGCGTCGCTGACCCGCGACACCAACCGCGCGTCGTACTGGGCGTCATACAGTGCGGTGCGGATGTTGTCGCTCATGCCGCCGTCC from Mycobacterium shigaense includes these protein-coding regions:
- a CDS encoding homoserine dehydrogenase, translating into MSDDVKPVGVAVLGFGNVGSEVVRIIEDSADDLAARIGAPLALRGIGVRRVAADRGVPVELLTDDIDGLVSRDDVDIVVELMGPVEPSRKAILAALERGKSVVTANKALLSTSTGELAQAAENAHVDLYFEAAVAGAIPVIRPLTQSLAGDTVVRVAGIVNGTTNYILSAMDSTGATYDSALADASALGYAEADPTADVEGYDAAAKAAILASIAFHTRVTIDDVYREGITKIAPADFESAHALGCTIKLLSICERITDDEGQERVSARVYPALVPLSHPLATVSGAFNAVVVEAAAAGRLMFYGQGAGGAPTASAVTGDLVMAARNRVLGSRGPKESKYAQLPIAPMGFIQTRYYVSMNVADRPGVLSSVAAEFAKREVSIAEVRQEGVEDEGGRRVGARVVVVTHSATDAALSETVAALADLESVLGVASVLRLEGTGL